From Chryseobacterium sp. IHB B 17019, one genomic window encodes:
- a CDS encoding DUF2480 family protein, translated as MSEEFEIRNKVAESGLINFDLTDLIPKGVRKGIDLKDFLFMEMILKEKDFREKVASIDVEEYRDAYVYIYNSADAIVPLWAYFLLTAKITDVTKKIVFGNREDLEVILMHNAIKNYDFEEMRDKRVLVKGCSDKEIPENAYIELVEQLKPVVKSLMFGEACSMVPILKN; from the coding sequence ATGTCAGAAGAATTTGAAATCCGAAATAAAGTTGCAGAAAGCGGTCTTATCAATTTTGACCTTACCGATCTCATTCCTAAAGGTGTGAGAAAAGGCATTGACCTGAAAGATTTTCTTTTCATGGAGATGATTTTAAAAGAGAAAGATTTTCGTGAAAAGGTAGCCTCCATTGATGTTGAAGAATACCGTGATGCTTATGTTTATATCTATAATTCTGCAGATGCGATTGTTCCTCTGTGGGCTTATTTTTTATTGACAGCAAAGATTACTGATGTAACCAAAAAAATTGTTTTCGGAAATCGTGAAGATCTGGAAGTAATTTTAATGCATAATGCCATTAAAAATTATGATTTTGAGGAAATGCGAGATAAAAGAGTACTGGTAAAAGGCTGCTCCGATAAAGAAATTCCTGAGAATGCCTATATTGAATTGGTAGAACAATTGAAACCGGTAGTAAAATCATTAATGTTTGGTGAGGCATGCTCAATGGTTCCTATTTTAAAAAATTAG
- a CDS encoding DUF937 domain-containing protein, with protein MSLIDLLTGNTGNQVAEQAEGKFGISRNQVIALLAVAAPLIISYLRNKSQDSNEAESLNKALDKDHDGSILDDVSQADARQDEGNSILSHVFGGDKQNVENQLSQNTGISIDKIGPILSMLAPVIMGYIGREKQQNNVGAGGLGDLLGGILGNASNQAQNQQSSPLNDILGSVLGNGQSQSSGNPLNDILGSVLGGGNQQKQQGGGGLGDILGSFLGGK; from the coding sequence ATGAGTTTAATCGACCTACTTACAGGAAACACCGGCAATCAGGTTGCCGAACAGGCTGAAGGCAAATTCGGGATCAGCAGAAACCAGGTGATTGCTTTGCTTGCGGTGGCTGCCCCACTGATTATTTCTTATCTTAGAAACAAATCTCAGGATTCCAACGAAGCAGAATCTTTAAATAAAGCTCTGGATAAAGATCACGACGGAAGTATTTTGGACGATGTTTCGCAAGCAGATGCAAGACAGGACGAAGGAAACTCTATTCTCAGCCATGTTTTTGGTGGGGATAAGCAGAATGTAGAAAACCAGCTGTCTCAAAATACAGGAATTTCCATTGACAAAATCGGTCCTATCTTATCGATGCTGGCTCCGGTAATTATGGGATATATCGGAAGAGAAAAGCAACAGAATAATGTTGGTGCTGGCGGATTGGGAGATTTACTGGGAGGAATTCTGGGAAATGCTTCGAATCAGGCTCAAAATCAGCAATCAAGCCCGCTCAATGACATTTTAGGAAGTGTTCTTGGAAACGGACAGTCACAATCTTCCGGAAATCCACTGAATGATATTCTTGGAAGCGTTCTAGGAGGTGGAAACCAACAGAAACAACAAGGCGGAGGCGGATTAGGAGATATCCTGGGAAGCTTTTTAGGAGGAAAATAA
- a CDS encoding 30S ribosomal protein THX — protein sequence MGKGDKKSKRGKINNGSYGKRRPRKASKTLIASEEKSKKE from the coding sequence ATGGGAAAAGGAGACAAAAAATCTAAAAGAGGTAAGATCAACAATGGAAGCTACGGAAAAAGAAGACCAAGAAAAGCGTCAAAAACTTTGATAGCCTCAGAAGAAAAATCTAAAAAAGAGTAA
- a CDS encoding MATE family efflux transporter — protein sequence MTKYFNFLKKALSGEEVDYTTASIRSAVLLLAIPMMLEMAMESVFALVDLYFVGHLKESGYAIQTVGLTESVLSIMYSIAIGMSMAATAMVARRIGEKNPDQASKSAAQVLLVSFVVTFILSLFGVIYAEEILILMGSKPEAAAYGKDFTRIMMGSSVIIMLLFLINGIFRGAGNAAIAMKSLWIANIANIILCPVLIKGLGPIPAMGLTGAALATTIGRSIGVMYQLYHLLVADTQIRIHLDYFKPDFKLIKSTVKIATPGIFQFVVASCSWIFLAQLVATTGGENASAGYQTALRLMMFFMLPAWGLSNAAATLVGQNMGANEMLRAEQSVMKTVKYNVIFMIAVSLIFFLLGDFLVGFFTQEAEIKNVAKNALHIMSVGFIFYGIGMVMINAFNGAGDTWTPTWVNVFGFWLFQIPLAYFLSKHFEMGPKGVFISIPAAETLITIVAFILFKRGKWKTMKV from the coding sequence ATGACGAAATATTTTAACTTTCTGAAAAAAGCCTTAAGCGGTGAAGAAGTAGATTATACCACAGCAAGCATAAGAAGTGCGGTGCTCCTTTTGGCCATTCCAATGATGTTGGAAATGGCGATGGAATCTGTATTTGCGTTGGTGGATCTATATTTTGTGGGTCATTTAAAGGAAAGTGGTTATGCGATTCAGACAGTTGGTCTTACGGAATCTGTGCTTTCAATCATGTATTCTATCGCGATCGGGATGAGTATGGCGGCAACTGCCATGGTAGCAAGGAGAATCGGAGAAAAAAATCCTGATCAGGCTTCCAAAAGTGCAGCACAGGTCTTATTGGTTTCGTTTGTGGTGACTTTTATTTTGAGTTTATTCGGAGTGATTTATGCTGAGGAAATTTTAATTCTGATGGGATCAAAGCCTGAGGCAGCAGCTTATGGAAAGGATTTTACAAGAATCATGATGGGAAGCAGCGTTATTATTATGCTTTTATTCTTAATCAACGGTATTTTCAGAGGAGCTGGAAATGCTGCCATTGCCATGAAATCTCTCTGGATTGCTAATATTGCCAATATTATTCTTTGTCCGGTTTTAATCAAAGGTTTAGGCCCGATTCCTGCGATGGGATTGACGGGAGCTGCTTTGGCTACCACTATTGGGCGAAGCATCGGAGTGATGTATCAATTGTATCATCTTTTGGTTGCAGATACGCAAATCCGTATTCATTTAGATTATTTCAAACCTGATTTTAAATTAATAAAATCAACCGTAAAAATTGCAACTCCGGGGATTTTTCAATTCGTGGTTGCTTCATGCAGCTGGATTTTCCTTGCGCAACTGGTGGCGACAACAGGCGGTGAAAATGCTTCTGCGGGATATCAGACAGCTTTAAGGCTGATGATGTTTTTCATGCTTCCGGCTTGGGGATTAAGTAACGCTGCTGCAACTTTAGTAGGACAAAACATGGGAGCCAATGAAATGTTGAGGGCAGAACAATCTGTCATGAAAACTGTAAAATACAATGTGATTTTTATGATCGCAGTAAGCTTAATATTTTTCTTATTGGGCGACTTTTTAGTAGGATTTTTTACACAGGAAGCTGAAATCAAAAATGTTGCTAAAAATGCTTTGCACATTATGAGTGTAGGATTTATTTTCTATGGAATCGGGATGGTGATGATCAATGCTTTCAACGGAGCAGGAGATACATGGACACCAACTTGGGTGAATGTTTTCGGATTTTGGTTGTTCCAGATTCCGTTGGCTTATTTTCTTTCAAAACATTTTGAAATGGGGCCTAAAGGTGTTTTTATATCTATTCCCGCAGCAGAAACTTTAATTACTATCGTAGCTTTCATCTTATTTAAGAGAGGGAAGTGGAAGACAATGAAAGTGTAG
- a CDS encoding sigma-70 family RNA polymerase sigma factor, whose product MIEKNNPPNPEQWVDEFTDFLYAFTVTRVGSREDAEDIVQETFLSAYKGIGQFQGKASVKTWLTSILKNKIIDYYRKKSSSQHYEEYLSDTADSFENAFFNQSNYGRWKNDINRDYISESADSYIISKEFYRILELCLQKLPPKLRPVFVAKYMMDEDSQKICKDLNITSSNYWVLLFRSKTLLRSCLEKNDISI is encoded by the coding sequence ATGATCGAAAAAAATAATCCCCCGAATCCGGAACAATGGGTAGATGAATTTACAGATTTTTTGTATGCTTTTACCGTGACCAGGGTAGGTTCCAGGGAGGATGCAGAAGATATTGTGCAGGAAACATTTCTTTCCGCTTATAAAGGAATAGGTCAGTTTCAGGGTAAAGCCTCTGTAAAAACATGGCTTACAAGTATTCTTAAAAATAAAATCATAGATTATTACAGGAAAAAAAGCAGCTCGCAACACTATGAAGAATATCTGTCTGATACGGCAGATTCTTTTGAGAATGCTTTTTTTAATCAAAGCAATTATGGAAGATGGAAAAATGATATTAATAGAGATTATATCTCAGAAAGTGCAGACAGCTATATAATAAGCAAAGAATTTTATAGGATTCTTGAGCTTTGCCTTCAAAAGCTTCCACCAAAGCTGAGGCCTGTTTTCGTGGCCAAATATATGATGGATGAAGATTCTCAAAAAATTTGTAAGGATCTTAATATTACTTCGTCAAATTATTGGGTACTTCTTTTTCGTTCAAAAACTTTATTGAGAAGCTGCCTGGAAAAAAATGATATAAGTATTTAA
- the aspS gene encoding aspartate--tRNA ligase — translation MFRSHTNGELSLKNLNEEVTLSGWVQTIRDKGFMIWIDLRDRYGITQLVFDQDRSSAELMENAKKLGREFVIQVTGKVIERVSKNPNIPTGEIEILVEKLTLLNDSQLPPFTIEVETDGGEELRMKYRYLDIRRAPVRDKLIFRHKMAQKVRNYLSDEGFIEVETPVLIKSTPEGARDFVVPSRMNPGQFYALPQSPQTFKQLLMVGGMDKYFQIVKCFRDEDLRADRQPEFTQIDCEMAFVDQEDVMNVFEGMTKTLLKDITGQEFGAFPRMTFADAMQKYGNDKPDIRFGMEFVELNELVKGKDFKIFDDAELVVGINVEGCADYTRKQIDELVDWVKRPQIGASGMVWVKFQNDGVKTSSVNKFYNEEDLAKIIEKFEAKEGDLMLILSGNEHKVRTQLSALRMELGNRLGLRKGDVFAPLWVVDFPLLEFDEESGRYHAMHHPFTSPKPEDVHLLETDPGKARANAYDMVLNGNEIGGGSIRIFDRDLQSKMFDLLGFSKEEAEAQFGFLMNAFKYGAPPHGGLAFGFDRLVAILDGNEVIRDYIAFPKNNSGRDVMIDAPAAIADEQLDELELKLNLKA, via the coding sequence ATGTTTCGATCACACACAAACGGGGAATTATCTCTAAAAAATCTTAATGAAGAAGTTACACTTTCAGGATGGGTACAAACCATTCGTGATAAAGGATTTATGATTTGGATAGATCTTCGGGATCGTTACGGAATTACTCAGTTGGTTTTCGACCAGGACCGTTCTTCAGCGGAATTGATGGAAAATGCAAAAAAACTGGGACGTGAATTTGTGATTCAGGTTACAGGAAAAGTAATCGAAAGAGTAAGCAAAAACCCCAATATTCCGACAGGGGAAATCGAAATTTTAGTTGAGAAATTAACCCTTCTTAATGATTCCCAGCTTCCGCCATTCACAATTGAAGTCGAAACTGACGGTGGTGAAGAATTAAGAATGAAATACCGTTACCTGGACATCAGAAGAGCTCCGGTAAGAGATAAACTGATCTTCCGTCACAAAATGGCACAGAAGGTGAGAAACTACCTTTCAGACGAAGGATTTATCGAGGTTGAAACTCCCGTTTTAATCAAATCTACTCCGGAAGGCGCGCGCGATTTCGTGGTTCCGAGCAGAATGAATCCGGGACAGTTTTATGCATTGCCACAATCTCCACAAACCTTTAAACAACTATTGATGGTGGGTGGAATGGATAAATATTTCCAGATCGTGAAATGTTTCCGTGACGAAGATTTAAGAGCTGACAGACAGCCGGAATTTACACAAATCGACTGCGAGATGGCTTTTGTAGATCAGGAAGATGTGATGAACGTTTTTGAAGGAATGACGAAAACGTTGTTGAAAGACATTACAGGCCAGGAATTCGGAGCTTTCCCAAGAATGACGTTCGCTGATGCGATGCAAAAATACGGAAACGATAAACCGGATATCCGTTTCGGAATGGAATTCGTTGAGTTGAATGAATTAGTAAAAGGAAAAGATTTCAAAATATTTGATGACGCCGAATTGGTTGTCGGAATCAATGTTGAAGGTTGCGCAGATTACACAAGAAAGCAAATCGACGAGCTTGTTGATTGGGTGAAAAGACCTCAAATTGGAGCTTCAGGAATGGTTTGGGTGAAATTCCAGAATGATGGTGTAAAAACTTCTTCTGTGAATAAATTCTACAACGAGGAAGATTTAGCGAAAATTATCGAGAAATTCGAGGCGAAAGAAGGAGATTTAATGCTAATTCTTTCAGGAAACGAACATAAAGTAAGAACTCAGCTTTCTGCGTTGAGAATGGAGCTTGGAAACCGTTTGGGATTAAGAAAAGGAGACGTTTTTGCACCACTTTGGGTGGTTGATTTCCCGTTATTGGAATTTGATGAAGAAAGCGGTCGTTATCACGCGATGCACCATCCTTTCACCTCTCCGAAGCCGGAAGATGTTCATTTGTTGGAAACTGATCCCGGAAAAGCCAGAGCCAACGCTTACGATATGGTTTTAAACGGAAACGAAATCGGCGGTGGTTCTATCAGGATTTTCGACAGAGATTTACAGTCAAAAATGTTTGACTTATTAGGATTCTCGAAAGAAGAAGCAGAAGCACAGTTCGGATTCTTAATGAACGCCTTCAAATACGGAGCTCCGCCTCATGGTGGTCTGGCTTTCGGATTTGACCGCCTGGTAGCAATCCTTGACGGAAACGAAGTGATCAGAGATTATATTGCTTTCCCTAAAAATAATTCAGGACGCGATGTGATGATTGATGCGCCGGCCGCAATTGCTGATGAGCAGCTTGATGAACTGGAATTGAAATTGAATTTAAAAGCATAA
- a CDS encoding DUF7660 family protein — protein sequence MTKQEFILFTENLRTDFIENKERWENKTIEDYLEAMSSYVEDIDGYYKNTNQNINLEMVNWKVFSDILKGSSIYE from the coding sequence ATGACAAAACAAGAATTTATTTTATTCACAGAAAATCTCAGAACAGATTTTATCGAAAATAAGGAACGGTGGGAAAACAAAACTATTGAAGATTACCTTGAAGCAATGTCGAGCTATGTTGAAGACATTGATGGATATTACAAAAACACAAATCAAAACATTAATTTAGAAATGGTTAATTGGAAGGTTTTTTCCGATATTTTGAAAGGAAGCTCTATTTATGAATGA
- a CDS encoding cation:proton antiporter, which translates to MNTLLWPICLLCFTTLGMMFLLKKLKQPYLIAYIIAGIVLGPSILKVFTKPDEIEIIGEIGILLMMFFLGTEINVPDNRSLLVKPVIAQCMKILLSIAFAFLVGNIMELSFKSIILIAILFVFNSTAVVSEFLRKHNTLKTAFGLTILNMLILQDLLLAPVLTLLKVWSGSGFDFWSIILPAIVCIVIFFVFKKIRNSREIKLWRFFRIIGNDHDLQVFMGLFICLGFGLFAEVIGLSSALGSFIAGILVGRINVFNWLERSLASFKVFFVTLFFVSIGLRIDISYLYSNYQLIFLGTLVVLMSNSLMSAIIFRLLKYNWKDSWYGGALLSQTGEFGILALSIAYKAGIIEYGLYKTGLGITCLSLLFSTIWITILKKVI; encoded by the coding sequence ATGAATACATTACTTTGGCCGATATGTCTGTTATGCTTTACTACTTTGGGTATGATGTTTTTGCTGAAAAAACTGAAGCAGCCTTATTTAATTGCTTATATAATTGCCGGAATTGTACTGGGTCCCAGTATTTTGAAGGTATTCACAAAACCCGACGAAATTGAAATCATCGGGGAAATAGGAATTTTGCTGATGATGTTTTTTCTCGGTACGGAAATCAATGTTCCGGATAACCGAAGCTTATTGGTAAAACCTGTGATAGCGCAGTGTATGAAAATTCTTTTAAGCATCGCTTTTGCTTTTTTAGTAGGAAATATCATGGAGCTTTCCTTTAAAAGTATTATTTTAATTGCCATCCTTTTTGTTTTTAACAGCACAGCGGTAGTCAGTGAATTCCTGAGGAAACATAATACTTTAAAAACAGCCTTCGGGCTTACAATTCTTAACATGTTAATTCTTCAGGATCTTCTTCTAGCACCGGTTTTGACATTACTTAAAGTCTGGAGTGGTAGCGGTTTTGATTTTTGGAGTATCATACTTCCGGCTATTGTGTGTATCGTTATTTTCTTTGTGTTTAAAAAAATCAGGAACTCCAGGGAAATAAAATTGTGGAGATTCTTCAGGATTATCGGAAACGATCATGATTTACAAGTTTTTATGGGACTGTTTATTTGTCTCGGGTTTGGTCTTTTTGCTGAAGTTATCGGGCTCAGCAGTGCGCTGGGAAGTTTTATTGCGGGGATTTTGGTAGGAAGGATCAATGTCTTCAACTGGCTGGAACGTTCCTTGGCTTCTTTTAAAGTTTTCTTCGTTACTTTATTTTTTGTCTCGATAGGATTACGAATTGATATTTCTTATCTATACTCAAATTATCAGCTTATATTCTTGGGGACATTGGTTGTGTTGATGAGCAACAGTCTCATGTCTGCAATTATTTTCCGTCTGTTGAAGTACAACTGGAAAGACAGTTGGTACGGCGGAGCATTGCTCTCGCAAACCGGAGAATTCGGTATTCTGGCACTTTCCATAGCTTATAAAGCCGGAATTATTGAGTATGGACTTTATAAAACGGGTTTGGGAATCACTTGTTTGTCATTGTTGTTTTCAACGATATGGATTACGATACTTAAAAAAGTTATTTGA
- a CDS encoding Hsp20/alpha crystallin family protein, producing MSIVKRKNGSLLPANPRMLFDDFFNRELFNWGNNNFSSTLTTIPSVNIKENAENFEVGVAAPGMEKQDFEITMEGSLLTISSSKKNQTEEDNGNYTRREFSYQSFQRSFQLPKDVVDEDRIEAKYENGVLRLTIPKTENAKKQAPRMIEIQ from the coding sequence ATGTCAATCGTAAAAAGAAAGAATGGCAGTTTGCTCCCTGCAAATCCACGTATGTTGTTCGACGATTTTTTTAACCGCGAACTTTTTAATTGGGGCAATAACAATTTTTCTTCCACACTTACCACTATTCCTTCTGTGAATATTAAGGAAAATGCGGAAAATTTTGAAGTGGGGGTAGCAGCTCCGGGTATGGAAAAGCAAGACTTTGAAATTACCATGGAAGGAAGCTTGCTTACGATCTCTTCTTCAAAGAAAAATCAGACGGAAGAAGATAATGGAAACTACACACGTCGGGAATTCAGCTATCAGTCTTTTCAGCGAAGTTTCCAGCTTCCAAAGGATGTTGTAGATGAAGATCGGATTGAAGCTAAATATGAAAACGGTGTTTTAAGATTAACGATTCCTAAAACGGAAAACGCTAAAAAGCAAGCTCCCCGAATGATTGAAATTCAGTAA
- the ku gene encoding non-homologous end joining protein Ku — MKAIWNGAIGFGLVNIPVKIYSATETSKLDLDMLDKSDFSNIKFKRVNESTGKEVKWENIVKGYLMDDRYIILEEEDYEAASPEKSKILSIDQFVKEIEVDSVYFENPYYLEPQKNGENAYRLLLKALSETEMVGVGTFVLRESEAIGMIRPYNDEVLVLNRLRFAQEIRDYKDLKIPAKKAPKPAELKMAISLIEQLSQEFDPFMYKDTYTESLMKIIKQKAKGKNVKAKKAEPAKEGKVIDLMAQLKASLQTSKSKNAS; from the coding sequence ATGAAAGCAATTTGGAACGGCGCCATTGGCTTTGGTTTAGTCAATATTCCTGTAAAAATCTACTCCGCCACAGAAACCAGCAAATTGGATTTGGATATGCTTGATAAATCCGATTTTTCCAATATTAAATTCAAAAGAGTAAACGAAAGTACAGGTAAAGAAGTGAAATGGGAAAACATTGTAAAAGGTTATCTCATGGACGACAGGTACATCATTCTCGAAGAGGAAGACTATGAAGCGGCAAGCCCTGAGAAATCAAAAATTCTTTCCATAGACCAGTTCGTAAAAGAGATAGAAGTTGACAGCGTTTACTTTGAAAATCCTTATTATCTGGAACCTCAGAAAAATGGTGAAAATGCTTACAGACTTTTATTAAAAGCCTTATCTGAAACAGAAATGGTAGGCGTTGGAACCTTCGTCCTTCGTGAAAGTGAAGCGATTGGAATGATACGCCCTTACAATGATGAGGTTTTGGTTTTGAACCGCTTACGATTTGCTCAGGAAATCCGGGATTATAAAGATTTAAAAATCCCAGCCAAAAAAGCTCCGAAACCCGCTGAGCTCAAAATGGCGATCAGTCTCATAGAACAACTTTCGCAGGAATTCGATCCTTTCATGTATAAAGATACTTATACCGAATCTTTAATGAAAATTATTAAGCAAAAAGCGAAAGGTAAGAATGTAAAAGCTAAAAAAGCCGAACCTGCTAAAGAAGGTAAAGTGATTGACTTAATGGCACAATTAAAAGCCAGTTTACAAACTTCAAAATCTAAAAACGCATCGTAA
- a CDS encoding DNA polymerase ligase N-terminal domain-containing protein, which translates to MALKDYNAKRKFDETSEPKGKAKKSKDKLIFVIQRHAASRLHYDFRLEMEGVLKSWAVPKGPSLDPKDKRLAMMVEDHPYDYKDFEGNIPEGNYGAGQVEIWDSGTYEPLDNDSKLSDEKELLKELHAGSLKFILYGKKLKGEFALVKMKNNEDNSWLLIKHKDEFAESNYDAEENTSPKSLVTKFLEEKKSLKNAKKKS; encoded by the coding sequence ATGGCTCTCAAAGATTATAACGCAAAAAGGAAATTTGACGAAACAAGTGAACCCAAGGGAAAAGCAAAAAAGAGTAAAGACAAGCTTATTTTTGTGATTCAAAGGCATGCGGCGTCACGCCTTCACTATGATTTTCGTTTGGAAATGGAAGGCGTTCTGAAAAGCTGGGCTGTTCCAAAAGGCCCATCATTGGATCCAAAAGACAAACGCCTGGCGATGATGGTAGAAGATCACCCTTACGATTACAAAGATTTTGAAGGAAACATTCCTGAAGGAAATTACGGAGCCGGGCAGGTAGAAATCTGGGACAGCGGAACTTATGAGCCATTAGATAATGATTCAAAGCTTTCCGATGAAAAGGAATTGCTGAAAGAATTACATGCCGGTTCGTTGAAATTTATTTTATACGGAAAAAAACTGAAAGGAGAATTTGCTTTGGTTAAAATGAAAAATAACGAAGATAATTCGTGGCTTTTAATTAAACATAAAGATGAATTTGCAGAAAGTAATTATGATGCAGAGGAAAACACTTCACCGAAATCTTTAGTTACAAAATTTTTAGAGGAAAAAAAAAGCCTAAAAAACGCCAAAAAGAAATCGTAA
- the ligD gene encoding DNA ligase D, whose translation MLAKSYEKAFDDEDWIFEIKWDGYRAIADLSKDDPLFYSRNGISFLSKFEKVSEDFENQIHKMILDGEIVAYDDTGKPNFQLLQQIGDNPNLALVYQVFDILWLNGHSTENIPLVQRKELLKDALIETDVIKYCYHIPEKGIDFFEQMKKMKLEGMIAKKADSLYVENHRTTDWLKIKFTNTEEVIICGFTEPRGSRQGFGALILGKYIDGKLIYSGHTGTGFNKESLSRMYERLKKLVVKTSPFEKKPKTNMPVTWVKPELVCEIKFSEITKDGIFRHPVFVTLREDKNPEEISDSTNNISQINENPKEMKTNPAPKKTTKTSEKEKEITLNRHKVKLTNQDKIYFPKEGITKGDVVEYYQSVAEYILPHLKNRPLSLNRFPNGIEEQSFYQKDASDNIPDWVKTTQVYSESNDKYIDYIYCNDKATLAYLNNLGCIDLNPWNSSLPDLEHPDFLVLDLDPSKKNTFDDVIETALQVNEVLKSIKVKGYCKTSGSTGIHVYIPMGGKYDFDQVKDFAHILMKQVHEQLPKITTLERSLQKRDDKKIYLDYLQNRTGQTLASAYSLRPKEGASVSMPLDWDEVKPGMRPTDFNIHNALDRIKEKGDLFKPVLGQGIDMMKALELLQGAE comes from the coding sequence ATGCTTGCGAAATCCTATGAAAAAGCATTCGATGATGAAGACTGGATTTTTGAAATAAAATGGGACGGCTATCGTGCCATTGCAGATCTTAGCAAAGATGACCCCCTATTTTACTCGCGAAACGGGATTTCTTTTTTATCAAAATTTGAAAAAGTTTCCGAGGATTTTGAGAACCAAATACACAAAATGATTCTTGATGGTGAAATTGTAGCTTACGATGACACGGGAAAACCAAACTTTCAATTGCTTCAACAAATCGGTGATAACCCAAATCTGGCCTTAGTTTATCAGGTTTTTGATATTCTTTGGCTCAATGGCCATTCCACGGAAAATATTCCTTTAGTTCAAAGAAAAGAGCTTTTAAAAGATGCTTTAATTGAAACTGATGTAATCAAATATTGCTATCATATTCCGGAAAAAGGAATCGATTTTTTTGAACAGATGAAAAAAATGAAGCTGGAAGGCATGATCGCGAAAAAAGCAGACAGCCTTTATGTTGAAAATCACAGAACTACGGATTGGCTTAAAATAAAATTCACCAATACGGAAGAAGTCATTATTTGTGGATTTACGGAGCCTCGAGGTTCAAGACAAGGTTTCGGAGCTTTAATTTTAGGAAAATATATTGACGGAAAGCTGATTTATTCCGGACATACGGGAACAGGTTTTAATAAAGAATCATTAAGTCGAATGTATGAAAGGCTTAAAAAATTGGTGGTAAAAACTTCTCCATTTGAGAAAAAACCTAAAACAAATATGCCCGTCACATGGGTGAAACCCGAATTGGTGTGTGAAATTAAATTCTCTGAAATCACCAAAGACGGGATTTTCCGGCATCCTGTTTTTGTTACTCTCCGTGAAGATAAAAATCCTGAAGAAATCAGTGATTCGACGAATAATATAAGTCAAATTAATGAAAACCCTAAAGAAATGAAAACTAACCCTGCACCGAAAAAAACCACAAAAACCTCCGAAAAAGAAAAAGAAATTACTTTGAACAGACATAAAGTAAAACTGACCAATCAGGATAAAATATATTTCCCGAAAGAAGGCATTACAAAAGGTGATGTGGTAGAATATTACCAGTCTGTTGCGGAATATATTTTGCCTCATCTAAAAAACCGTCCGCTTTCTTTGAACCGTTTCCCAAATGGAATTGAAGAGCAGAGTTTTTATCAAAAAGATGCAAGCGACAATATTCCGGATTGGGTAAAAACAACGCAGGTGTATTCCGAATCCAATGATAAATACATCGATTATATTTATTGTAATGACAAGGCGACTTTGGCTTATTTAAATAATTTGGGCTGTATTGATCTTAATCCATGGAATTCTTCCCTTCCCGATTTGGAACATCCTGATTTTCTGGTTTTAGACCTTGACCCTTCCAAGAAAAATACATTTGATGATGTGATTGAAACGGCTTTGCAGGTGAATGAAGTTTTAAAATCCATTAAAGTTAAAGGCTATTGCAAGACTTCCGGAAGTACGGGAATTCACGTTTATATTCCGATGGGTGGAAAATATGATTTTGACCAGGTGAAAGATTTTGCCCATATTTTAATGAAGCAGGTTCATGAACAACTTCCAAAAATTACGACATTAGAAAGGAGTTTACAGAAAAGGGATGATAAGAAAATTTATCTTGATTATCTTCAAAACAGAACAGGGCAGACATTGGCAAGTGCTTACAGCCTGAGACCAAAAGAGGGTGCTTCCGTTTCGATGCCGTTGGATTGGGATGAGGTAAAACCCGGTATGAGGCCAACGGATTTTAACATTCATAATGCTTTGGATAGAATTAAAGAAAAAGGAGATTTGTTTAAACCTGTTTTAGGACAGGGAATTGATATGATGAAAGCGTTGGAATTGTTGCAGGGTGCCGAATAA